In one window of Electrophorus electricus isolate fEleEle1 chromosome 15, fEleEle1.pri, whole genome shotgun sequence DNA:
- the arl4aa gene encoding ADP-ribosylation factor-like 4aa has translation MGNGLSDQSSLFSNLPFCKCLHIAILGLDSAGKTTVLYRLQLNEFVNTVPTKGFNSERVELLLGTSGKVVFHFWDVGGQERLRPLWKSYTRCTDGIVFVVDSVDVERLEEAKTELHKTIRSSENQGVPVLILANKQDLRNSLSLSEMMSMLALGELGPTTPWHLQPTCAIIGDGLTEGLEKLYDMILKRRKMLRQQKKK, from the coding sequence ATGGGAAACGGATTATCAGATCAATCCAGTTTATTTTCCAATCTTCCGTTCTGCAAATGTCTCCACATCGCGATTTTGGGTCTGGACTCTGCAGGGAAAACCACAGTACTGTATAGACTACAGCTCAACGAATTTGTGAACACAGTTCCCACTAAAGGATTCAATTCAGAGAGAGTAGAGCTCTTACTTGGGACCTCTGGGAAGGTGGTGTTTCACTTCTGGGATGTTGGCGGTCAGGAGAGACTGCGTCCACTCTGGAAGTCGTACACTCGCTGCACGGACGGTATTGTGTTTGTGGTCGACTCTGTGGATGTGGAGAGGTTGGAGGAGGCGAAAACAGAACTTCACAAAACGATACGATCCTCAGAGAACCAAGGTGTGCCTGTGCTTATTTTAGCTAACAAGCAGGACTTGAGAAACTCCCTCTCCCTGTCAGAAATGATGAGTATGCTGGCACTTGGTGAGCTAGGACCAACAACTCCATGGCATCTGCAACCAACCTGTGCTATAATCGGTGATGGTCTAACAGAAGGGCTTGAAAAGCTCTATGACATGATCCTCAAACGGAGAAAGATGCTAAGacagcagaaaaagaaatga